ATTGGAAGTGGGCGTGGGCGCCTCGGTCGGCGCGCAGACCGGCGTCTATGCCTATGTGCAGGCCAGCGTCGGCAGTCACTCCTCCAACGCCGACAGCGCGACATGGAAGAACACGGAGCTGGCCGCGCAGAACATCGCCCTCACCTCGAAGGGCGATACCACGTTGCGTGGCGCGGTGGCCAAGGCCGACCGCATCGACGTGCAGACCGGCGGCGACCTGACCATCGAGTCGTTGCAGGACACCTCGAACATCCAATCCAAGGAGAGCGGCTATGGCGGCCGCATCCAGGTGTCCTTCGGCACCGCCTGGGACGCCAGCGGCTACGCCAGCACGGCCAAGGCCATCGGCAACTCCACCGGCGTGACCGAACAGTCGGGCCTGTTCGCCGGCAAGGGCGGCTACCACGTCGACGCAGGCAACGTGAACCTGATCGGCGGCGCCATCGCCAGCACCAATGCGGACAACAGCGAACTGACCGCCACCTCGCTGACCTTCAGCGACCTGCAGAACCGAATGGGCTACTCGGCCAGCTCCGGCAGCCTCGCTGGCGGGTTTGGTAGTAGCGGTACTGGTCAATCGTCTACCGGGGCCGATGGCAGCACGGTGGGCGGGCAGGCACGAGACATCGGCAACACGATTGCCAACGGCAACTACGGCTCAGTCAACAGCGGCGGGCTGGGCGGCGGACTGCCGATGTCCCAGAGCGGCAACGACAGCACGACCACGCGCGCCACGCTGACCGAAGGCAACATCACGATCGGCGGCAAGCGCACCACGGCGGCTGAGACGGGCATCAACACCGATGCCAGCAAGGCGAACGAGGCGCTGGCGACGCTGCCGGACGTGCGCAAGGTGTTGGCCGAACAGCAGGCCATGGGCGCGGCGGCCGGGACGGTGCTGGAGGCCAGTCGGCAGGTGGCAGGTGACATCGCGGCCAGTGCGGCACAGAAGACCGCCGAGGCGCGCGATGCCTACCTGAAAGGCCTGAACGGGGATCAGCAAGCGGCGTTCGCGAAACTGGATCCAACTCAGCAACAGGATCTGTTGCTGAGCCAGAGCGCAGCCTACCGAGATGCCTATACCAGCCAAACGCAATGGGGCACCGGCGGCGAGTACAGCCGTGCGTTGCAGGCAGTGACCACCGCC
This genomic stretch from Xanthomonas sacchari harbors:
- a CDS encoding hemagglutinin repeat-containing protein encodes the protein MEAGKSSGSEQSKGSNAGLEVGVGASVGAQTGVYAYVQASVGSHSSNADSATWKNTELAAQNIALTSKGDTTLRGAVAKADRIDVQTGGDLTIESLQDTSNIQSKESGYGGRIQVSFGTAWDASGYASTAKAIGNSTGVTEQSGLFAGKGGYHVDAGNVNLIGGAIASTNADNSELTATSLTFSDLQNRMGYSASSGSLAGGFGSSGTGQSSTGADGSTVGGQARDIGNTIANGNYGSVNSGGLGGGLPMSQSGNDSTTTRATLTEGNITIGGKRTTAAETGINTDASKANEALATLPDVRKVLAEQQAMGAAAGTVLEASRQVAGDIAASAAQKTAEARDAYLKGLNGDQQAAFAKLDPTQQQDLLLSQSAAYRDAYTSQTQWGTGGEYSRALQAVTTALVGGVSGQSGTQVASNALAPYAAQLIGQTFDANHGSDPNEAAQLLSHALLGAVLAEANGSSGAGGALAGADGEAAAQYLTKTLYGADVKPSDLSEQDKQTILALSQAVGALVGGMTGGSLNDVAAGSAIARNSVENNWLKADENKLKKEVQAECGPQNPLACQLLEEIVKLDKTRDEGYAAQVALVNAQMDAEGGQHSQERFDQLMASY